Proteins from a single region of Festucalex cinctus isolate MCC-2025b chromosome 19, RoL_Fcin_1.0, whole genome shotgun sequence:
- the LOC144007207 gene encoding acidic leucine-rich nuclear phosphoprotein 32 family member A-like isoform X1 encodes MCERGGGRQRIERAELREVRTPPANSAFTHLPKCARLLERSRGGATAAVVKREPRVAEMVVDNSRSVSGEVEGLSDKFVELEVLSMVNVGLNSLAKLPSLPKLRKLELSENNLSDSFETLSEKCPNLIYLNLSSNMIKELSDVEALQDLKSLQSLDLLNCEITSMKEYRACVFELLPQVTYLDGFDRGENEAPDSEAYDEDEDGEDGAGPTGDYDDEDDEDEEEEDGSEGGEVGLSVRGKRATHQEEEEDEDEDDYGEEEEEEDERADAQGQKRKRDAEDDGEDDDDDDEDD; translated from the exons ATGTGCGAGCGAGGAGGGGGTCGGCAGCGGATCGAACGAGCTGAGCTCCGCGAAGTCCGCACTCCGCCCGCCAACTCTGCTTTCACACACTTGCCCAAGTGCGCCCGTCTGCTCGAACGGAGTCGCGGAGGTGCTACGGCTGCGGTGGTGAAGCGGGAACCCCGG gtGGCCGAGATGGTGGTGGACAACAGCCGGTCCGTGAGTGGTGAAGTGGAAGGTCTCTCGGATAAGTTTGTCGAGCTGGAGGTCCTCAGTATGGTCAACGTCGGCCTCAACTCGCTGGCCAAGCTGCCCTCTCTGCCCAAACTACGCAAG CTGGAGCTGAGTGAAAACAACCTGTCGGATTCTTTCGAGACGTTGTCAGAAAAATGTCCCAACCTGATCTACCTCAACCTGAGCAGCAACATGATTAAGGAGCTGAGCGATGTGGAGGCGCTG CAAGACCTGAAGAGCCTCCAGAGTCTGGACCTGCTGAACTGCGAGATCACGTCTATGAAAGAGTACCGCGCCTGCGTGTTTGAGCTCCTGCCTCAAGTCACCTACCTGGACGGCTTCGACCGGGGGGAGAACGAGGCGCCCGACTCGGAGGCCTACGACGAAG ACGAGGACGGCGAGGACGGGGCGGGGCCGACGGGCGACTACGACGATGAGGACGacgaagacgaggaggaggaggatggctCGGAGGGAGGAGAGGTGGGGCTGAGCGTGCGTGGGAAGAGGGCCACGCATCAG gaggaggaagaagacgaagacgagGATGACTAtggcgaggaggaggaagaggaag ACGAGCGAGCGGACGCTCAGGGACAGAAGAGGAAGCGAGACGCGGAGGACGATggcgaggacgacgacgacgatgacgaggATGACTAG
- the LOC144007207 gene encoding acidic leucine-rich nuclear phosphoprotein 32 family member D-like isoform X2, with the protein MDMKKRITLELRNRDPAEVAEMVVDNSRSVSGEVEGLSDKFVELEVLSMVNVGLNSLAKLPSLPKLRKLELSENNLSDSFETLSEKCPNLIYLNLSSNMIKELSDVEALQDLKSLQSLDLLNCEITSMKEYRACVFELLPQVTYLDGFDRGENEAPDSEAYDEDEDGEDGAGPTGDYDDEDDEDEEEEDGSEGGEVGLSVRGKRATHQEEEEDEDEDDYGEEEEEEDERADAQGQKRKRDAEDDGEDDDDDDEDD; encoded by the exons ATGGACATGAAGAAGAGGATCACTTTGGAGCTGCGGAACCGAGACCCGGCGGAG gtGGCCGAGATGGTGGTGGACAACAGCCGGTCCGTGAGTGGTGAAGTGGAAGGTCTCTCGGATAAGTTTGTCGAGCTGGAGGTCCTCAGTATGGTCAACGTCGGCCTCAACTCGCTGGCCAAGCTGCCCTCTCTGCCCAAACTACGCAAG CTGGAGCTGAGTGAAAACAACCTGTCGGATTCTTTCGAGACGTTGTCAGAAAAATGTCCCAACCTGATCTACCTCAACCTGAGCAGCAACATGATTAAGGAGCTGAGCGATGTGGAGGCGCTG CAAGACCTGAAGAGCCTCCAGAGTCTGGACCTGCTGAACTGCGAGATCACGTCTATGAAAGAGTACCGCGCCTGCGTGTTTGAGCTCCTGCCTCAAGTCACCTACCTGGACGGCTTCGACCGGGGGGAGAACGAGGCGCCCGACTCGGAGGCCTACGACGAAG ACGAGGACGGCGAGGACGGGGCGGGGCCGACGGGCGACTACGACGATGAGGACGacgaagacgaggaggaggaggatggctCGGAGGGAGGAGAGGTGGGGCTGAGCGTGCGTGGGAAGAGGGCCACGCATCAG gaggaggaagaagacgaagacgagGATGACTAtggcgaggaggaggaagaggaag ACGAGCGAGCGGACGCTCAGGGACAGAAGAGGAAGCGAGACGCGGAGGACGATggcgaggacgacgacgacgatgacgaggATGACTAG
- the gabpb2a gene encoding GA-binding protein subunit beta-2a: MSLVDLGKRLLEAARKGLDDEVRNLMANGAPFTTDWLGTSPLHLAAQHGHYSTADVLLRAGVSRDARTKVDRTPLHMAAAEGHAVIVELLVRSGADINAKDMLKMTALHWAAQHGHHGVVDTLIKHGADVHALSKFDKTPFDIAVDIQNTELMLLLQEGMQNQVNMNPVSVNVESSNQPQFIIQGIPSIPGGVVNLADLLSKAGTGDSEEAMAANALDSNIQHAAVVNESGQRVITIVTDQHGNLQTAGGMTQPFFVTMQHGQQMLAVPANSVTTEEVVTDESQTPPSRKRKLEVASNHNDAGETELLQRQLQEANRKAQEYRQQLMRKEQEAEEYRIKLEAMAQSQATGAGANASPEEVVGGDEDEAVTAVAGPAEDESELVVLQEGGIIMEGDEGRVTLVETAGQAAGVSS, encoded by the exons ATGTCGCTGGTGGACCTGGGCAAGCGTCTGCTGGAGGCGGCGCGTAAAGGTCTGGACGACGAGGTGAGGAACCTGATGGCCAACGGTGCTCCGTTCACCACCGACTGG CTGGGGACGTCCCCGCTCCACCTGGCCGCCCAGCACGGCCACTACTCCACCGCCGACGTCCTGCTGCGAGCGGGCGTCAGTCGCGACGCCCGCACCAAAGTGGACCGCACGCCTTTGCACATGGCGGCCGCCGAGGGCCACGCCGTCATCGTGGAGCTGCTGGTCAGG AGCGGCGCCGACATCAACGCCAAAGACATGCTGAAGATGACGGCGCTGCACTGGGCGGCGCAGCACGGCCACCACGGAGTGGTGGACACGCTCATCAAGCACGGCGCCGACGTGCACGCGCTCAGCAAGTTCGACAAAACGCCATTCGACATCGCCGTCGACATCCAGAACACGGAGCTCATGCTGCTGCTGCAG GAGGGCATGCAGAACCAAGTGAACATGAACCCGGTCAGCGTAAATGTGGAGTCCAGCAACCAGCCGCAGTTCATCATCCAGGGCATCCCGTCCATACCGGGGGGCGTGGTCAACCTAGCCGACCTGCTCAGCAAGGCCGGCACCG gaGACTCTGAAGAAGCCATGGCCGCCAACGCCCTGGACAGCAACATCCAGCACGCCGCCGTGGTCAATGAGAGCGGCCAGCGGGTCATCACCATCGTCACCGACCAACACGGGAACCTGCAGACCGCCGGCGGCATGACGCAACCCTTCTTCGTCACCATGCAGCACGGGCAGCAAA TGCTGGCAGTGCCCGCCAACAGCGTGACAACAGAAGAGGTGGTGACGGATGAGTCGCAGACGCCTCCCTCCCGGAAGAGGAAGTTAGAGGTGGCCAGCAATCACAACGACGCCGGCGAGACG GAGCTGCTGCAGAGGCAGCTGCAGGAGGCCAACCGGAAGGCGCAGGAATACCGGCAGCAGCTGATGCGCAAGGAGCAGGAGGCCGAGGAGTACCGCATCAAACTGGAGGCCATGGCCCAGAGCCAGGCCACGGGGGCGGGCGCCAACGCCAGCCCCGAGGAGGTAGTGGGCGGCGACGAAGACGAGGCTGTGACGGCTGTTGCGGGCCCGGCGGAGGACGAGAGCGAGCTGGTGGTGCTGCAGGAGGGCGGCATCATCATGGAGGGCGACGAGGGCCGGGTCACGCTGGTGGAGACGGCCGGACAAGCCGCCGGGGTCAGCTCCTAA
- the mllt11 gene encoding protein AF1q: MEKSSSQYDSFLFWRQPIPALDLSELRDLGLLLDAPRIQAREELIGRDEHEEELSEFSSFNYWRNPIADVDALLADLNLLL, from the exons ATGGAGAAATCGAGCAGCCAGTACGACTCGTTCCTGTTCTGGAGACAACCCATCCCGGCCCTGGACCTTTCCGAGCTGCGGGACCTCGGCTTGTTGCTTGACGCTCCTCGGATCCAAGCCAGAGAGGAGCTGATTGGACGGGATGAGCAT GAGGAAGAGCTGAGCGAGTTCTCGTCCTTCAACTACTGGAGGAATCCGATCGCCGACGTGGACGCGCTGCTGGCCGACCTCAACCTGCTGCTCTGA